AAGACATCAAGACCCTGCGCGCGGTGGTTCATTACAAAACGGTGCGCCGCGCAGGCGAAGCGCTTGGCGTTCATCACACCACCATCGGTCGCCGCATCGAGGCGCTGGAGGCCAGCCTTGGCACCAACCTGTTCAACCGCACCCCTGACGGGCTGATGCTGACGAGTGCGGGCGAGCGGCTGTTCTCCGTCGCCCAGACCTTCGACGATGCCTTGATCGACGTTGAGCGCAGCATCGCCGGGCTGGATGGAGAGCTCGCCGGGCCCTTGACCGTGACGATGCCCGAGCCGCTGCTTGTCGCGCTGTTCCTGCCTGCGCTGCCGGATTTCGTCGACGCGCATCCCTCGATCGAGTTGAGGTTCGACACCTCGCTCACGATCCGGGACGTGGCCCGGCGCGAGGCGGATTTCGCCGTGCGGCTCGACAATAACCCGCCCGACACGCTCGTCGGCAAACGCCTGTTCGCCTATACCGAAGCCGTCTATGCGACGCCGGAATACCTCGAACAGGATCCAAAGGCCTATCGCTGGCTGGGCTGGGGCGCGTCGACGCAAGGCGCGCCGGAATGGGTGCAATCGTCGGAATACCCGGACGTCCCGGTTTGGGGCCTCTTCCCGACGATACCCGCCCAACAGGCCGCCGCGCAGCAAGGGCTGGGCCTTTCGATCCTGCCGTGTCTTTTTGGCGATGCTGATCCGGGTCTGAGACGCGCGGGCACGCGCGCTCCGGTCAAGAGCCGTGACATCTGGCTGCTGACCCATAACGATCTGCGCCGCACCGCGAGGGTCCGCGCCTTCATGCGGTTCGCCGAGGATCTGCTGCGCACGAACAAACAAAAACTCACCGGGCGCGAGTAGCAAATTCGCACCAAGACGCTGCAAACATACGCCGTGTTGCTGCGAAATTGCGGTGATATTCCTGTTGTGACAGCACAAATCAGGTTCGGTATCACCCATGAA
The nucleotide sequence above comes from Litoreibacter ponti. Encoded proteins:
- a CDS encoding LysR family transcriptional regulator; this encodes MDWEDIKTLRAVVHYKTVRRAGEALGVHHTTIGRRIEALEASLGTNLFNRTPDGLMLTSAGERLFSVAQTFDDALIDVERSIAGLDGELAGPLTVTMPEPLLVALFLPALPDFVDAHPSIELRFDTSLTIRDVARREADFAVRLDNNPPDTLVGKRLFAYTEAVYATPEYLEQDPKAYRWLGWGASTQGAPEWVQSSEYPDVPVWGLFPTIPAQQAAAQQGLGLSILPCLFGDADPGLRRAGTRAPVKSRDIWLLTHNDLRRTARVRAFMRFAEDLLRTNKQKLTGRE